Proteins from one Desulfonema limicola genomic window:
- a CDS encoding PEP-CTERM sorting domain-containing protein translates to MGLGQVAVSFQRLGTNDDSDLVTSDWTAAPVPEPASMLLLGSGLIGLAGIRKKIK, encoded by the coding sequence TTGGGATTAGGGCAGGTAGCTGTCAGTTTTCAAAGACTTGGAACCAATGATGACAGTGATCTTGTAACTTCCGACTGGACTGCAGCCCCTGTACCTGAACCTGCTTCCATGTTGCTTTTAGGTTCTGGTTTGATCGGGCTTGCCGGTATCAGGAAAAAAATTAAATAA
- a CDS encoding response regulator produces the protein MTEVKGNFKQREKMKFRIWVFDDEKMIRDMIGEFLREFGYEVFCFQSPAEIAENLNVANSKFQADIVITDIQMPEMDGIEFVKRLTECGFSKENIAMISGYWTEEYREFADKVGVRCFDKPFGFKEVLEWVKERRCEA, from the coding sequence ATGACAGAGGTTAAAGGTAATTTTAAGCAGAGAGAGAAAATGAAGTTTCGTATCTGGGTGTTTGATGATGAAAAGATGATTCGGGACATGATAGGCGAGTTTCTCAGGGAGTTTGGATACGAGGTATTTTGCTTTCAAAGCCCTGCTGAGATTGCAGAAAATCTGAATGTTGCGAATTCTAAATTTCAAGCAGATATTGTTATTACCGATATTCAGATGCCGGAAATGGACGGGATTGAGTTTGTGAAAAGGCTGACAGAATGTGGATTTAGCAAAGAGAATATTGCAATGATTTCCGGCTATTGGACTGAGGAGTACAGGGAGTTTGCTGATAAAGTTGGCGTGAGGTGTTTTGATAAACCTTTTGGGTTTAAGGAGGTTTTGGAATGGGTTAAGGAAAGGAGGTGTGAGGCGTAA
- a CDS encoding PilZ domain-containing protein, whose amino-acid sequence MKQYNQKRTLERYNLELLSLVSIPKENGEQNFYNFQTGNISSGGAFFYTKHALPLGTEVNVEVIIPLNEIKKMDADKTLIRVSGKVVRNENEGMAVSFNKNYEIVSVSFN is encoded by the coding sequence ATGAAACAATATAATCAAAAAAGAACCTTGGAAAGATACAATCTTGAACTTTTGTCTCTGGTTTCAATTCCAAAAGAAAACGGGGAACAAAATTTTTATAATTTTCAAACAGGCAATATCAGCTCTGGGGGAGCTTTTTTTTATACAAAACATGCTCTGCCTCTGGGAACAGAAGTTAATGTTGAGGTTATTATTCCTCTTAATGAGATAAAAAAAATGGATGCTGATAAAACTCTTATCAGGGTTTCAGGAAAGGTTGTAAGAAATGAGAATGAAGGCATGGCAGTAAGTTTTAATAAGAATTATGAAATAGTGTCGGTTTCGTTTAATTAA
- a CDS encoding IS1380 family transposase — MNKKTKKKLNKRKKKIEKRIERKNWDDQSSPMFAGSNIHYDIDGRNNGIACGGIGVIQMLAQKIGLTKEIDENLHILKRHLPYHDSDHILNIAYNILAGGTTLEDIDLQRNDDAFLNAIGAEIIPDPTTAGDFLRRFEKEDIIKLMDIKNKIRQRIWEQQSQNFKKEAVINVDGTICKTTGECKEGMDISYNGQWGYHPLVVSLANTREPLYIINRSGNVASHDDSAQWIDKALELVSGTFDKIYLRGDTDFSLTQNFDKWDKSCTFVFGIDAMPNLVKIAKNDIDHWELLEKEEKYEVKTKPRKRPKNVKQDVVKKRNFKKVITESEHVGEFSYQPVKCDKAYRIVVLKKQLKVVKGTKHLSDDIRYFFYIGNDWKKVPEQILKFYRKRADHENDIEQLKNGVKALHSPSNTFFANWAYMVIAALAWDLKSWYGLMQPYRPVGVQIIRMEFKRFVNTFINIPCIIIKTGRKICYNIIGYNTRLKLLLNFACKLRKFSFP; from the coding sequence GTGAATAAAAAAACAAAGAAAAAACTCAACAAGCGCAAGAAGAAAATTGAAAAAAGAATTGAGAGAAAGAACTGGGACGACCAATCTTCTCCCATGTTCGCAGGGTCTAATATACACTACGATATTGACGGGCGTAACAATGGTATTGCCTGTGGAGGTATCGGGGTTATCCAGATGCTTGCTCAAAAAATTGGATTGACGAAAGAGATTGATGAAAATCTCCATATTCTCAAACGTCATCTGCCCTACCATGATTCAGATCATATCCTTAATATTGCATACAACATACTTGCGGGAGGTACAACCCTTGAGGATATTGACCTGCAAAGAAATGACGATGCCTTTCTCAATGCAATAGGAGCAGAGATTATTCCCGACCCCACAACTGCCGGTGATTTTCTCAGGCGTTTTGAAAAAGAAGATATTATTAAGTTGATGGATATAAAAAATAAAATTCGTCAAAGAATCTGGGAGCAGCAGTCCCAAAATTTTAAAAAGGAAGCTGTTATTAATGTTGACGGGACAATATGCAAAACAACCGGTGAGTGTAAGGAAGGTATGGATATTTCCTACAACGGACAGTGGGGATACCATCCTCTTGTCGTATCATTGGCCAATACCAGGGAACCCCTTTATATTATTAATCGTTCAGGTAATGTCGCTTCTCATGATGATTCTGCACAATGGATTGATAAAGCTCTGGAACTTGTTTCAGGCACTTTTGATAAAATTTATCTTCGCGGAGATACGGATTTTAGCCTGACACAAAATTTTGATAAATGGGACAAAAGCTGTACATTTGTCTTTGGTATAGATGCTATGCCAAATCTGGTCAAAATTGCAAAAAATGATATAGACCACTGGGAATTGCTTGAAAAGGAAGAAAAATATGAAGTAAAAACAAAACCTCGCAAGCGTCCGAAAAATGTAAAGCAGGATGTTGTCAAGAAAAGAAATTTTAAAAAAGTCATAACTGAATCAGAACATGTTGGTGAATTTTCTTATCAACCTGTAAAGTGCGATAAGGCATATCGAATAGTTGTTTTAAAAAAGCAGTTAAAGGTAGTCAAAGGGACAAAGCATCTTAGCGATGATATCCGTTATTTTTTCTATATCGGAAATGATTGGAAAAAGGTGCCCGAACAAATTCTTAAATTTTATCGAAAACGAGCCGATCATGAAAATGATATAGAGCAATTGAAAAACGGTGTTAAAGCTCTTCATTCACCTTCAAACACATTTTTTGCCAATTGGGCGTATATGGTAATTGCTGCATTGGCATGGGACTTGAAATCCTGGTATGGATTGATGCAGCCTTACCGTCCGGTCGGTGTTCAAATTATACGCATGGAATTCAAACGTTTTGTTAATACCTTTATCAATATCCCATGTATTATAATAAAAACAGGCCGAAAGATTTGCTACAATATAATAGGCTATAACACACGCTTAAAACTACTGCTTAATTTTGCTTGCAAGCTGAGAAAATTCAGCTTTCCATAA
- a CDS encoding caspase family protein has protein sequence MFNRFLYKLSYLSLILLFFGILFAGCQPLSENMPVKKDGKVYGITDGAFRHRWWNYYERGVSFMAGEFWIKAEKDFRAAIAQWDNDQRRIRTYGRHLINYFPHRELGVSLFHQKKYLEAIHELEASISSEKTAKAQYYLDKVRKVWIEQEYLDKHPPQIKLSLSGHTTLSNQFKINVHGKATDDTFVKEISVNGEPVRIDLSQPVFEFNNSVSLKPGKNSIIAEVQDITGKTVTEKMEIFCDRTGPILNIDSLLQDGIEHYILKGYAHDQSGIREIRVNGIKLPDSSGMEISLNHRLSFSGSIKTAEIMAEDMAGNKTFGKIKLNPADNIDFSGNISNSLLFASRQLNTASDARGIMNPEKRMKKIKKTGNYYALLIGINKYETWPELKNAVNDVSELKNILISKYGFLPENVKLKTDSQATWASLVEQMKNMAEKLGDSDNLLIYFAGHGQLDSLTGDGYWIPTDGSPDDQSTWITNSSIKLILGSNTVKARNILVIADSCYSGTLLYPVSFYVNSGISFSGNDNKSLIGMRGKPKKNSLNNARTSYSDSGNNLHNKILELAYRRSRQIIASGGIEPVKDSGGNEHSLFAHYLLKALKENNRQAIDIEYLYNTSIFKPITDKGGQRPVLGRLKTEMDQGGQYVLIMDSKFRQSYLSKDSGESASSGTKEMPDIYPPDIKIRGWNGTKTVYIDKAFLELNVNDSSGIKQVTINKEKILKRPGRNLHLNYLVSLKSGENIFHVICIDQLGNRSEKKIIIFRKIPKVFETGARMSVALFPLDIQGENDFGAQGLFRSHLDESKRFNLKQINTYKNETPLNAARSQEAEFVLSGTITSQNNSLNIVVQIIDTKDSFILTTQDVYGENPDLQQIRYLCKGLAVKICDELPLLEGKVLKIKGKDILLSLGEKHGIKKGMQLIFFQENEPIIDPDTGNELGADADELGIARIQKLMPKYSYSKLVNSNDMDMLESGMRFVMK, from the coding sequence ATGTTTAACCGTTTTTTATATAAACTCAGCTATCTCAGTCTGATATTATTATTTTTCGGTATCTTATTTGCCGGATGCCAGCCCCTGTCTGAAAATATGCCGGTAAAAAAAGATGGAAAGGTCTATGGCATAACTGATGGAGCGTTCAGGCACAGGTGGTGGAATTATTATGAACGGGGAGTGTCTTTTATGGCCGGGGAGTTCTGGATTAAGGCTGAAAAGGATTTCAGGGCCGCTATTGCCCAGTGGGATAACGATCAGCGCCGTATCAGAACCTATGGCAGGCATCTGATAAACTATTTTCCCCATCGGGAACTGGGAGTATCCCTGTTTCATCAGAAAAAATATCTGGAAGCCATACATGAACTTGAAGCATCTATTTCAAGTGAAAAAACTGCCAAAGCCCAATATTATCTGGATAAAGTTCGCAAAGTCTGGATAGAGCAGGAATATCTTGATAAACATCCTCCGCAGATAAAACTCAGTCTGTCTGGACACACCACACTCTCAAACCAGTTTAAAATTAATGTTCACGGTAAAGCCACAGATGATACTTTTGTAAAAGAGATTAGCGTTAACGGCGAACCTGTGCGCATTGACCTGTCGCAGCCTGTGTTTGAATTTAATAATAGTGTTTCCCTGAAACCCGGTAAAAATTCCATAATTGCAGAAGTCCAAGATATTACAGGAAAAACAGTAACAGAAAAAATGGAAATTTTTTGTGACCGCACAGGGCCGATTTTGAATATTGACAGTCTATTACAAGATGGAATTGAACACTATATTCTCAAGGGTTATGCCCACGACCAGTCCGGTATCCGGGAAATCAGGGTTAACGGCATTAAACTGCCGGATTCCAGTGGAATGGAAATATCATTAAATCACAGGCTCAGTTTTTCAGGCAGCATAAAAACAGCAGAAATTATGGCAGAAGATATGGCAGGAAATAAAACCTTTGGAAAAATTAAATTAAATCCTGCTGATAATATTGATTTTTCAGGCAACATAAGTAACTCCCTGCTATTTGCTTCTCGCCAGTTAAATACAGCATCAGATGCCAGAGGAATTATGAATCCTGAAAAAAGGATGAAAAAAATAAAAAAAACCGGGAATTATTATGCTTTGCTTATAGGTATAAATAAATATGAAACCTGGCCTGAACTGAAAAATGCTGTAAATGATGTTTCAGAACTGAAAAATATATTAATAAGCAAATATGGATTTTTACCTGAAAATGTAAAATTGAAAACAGATTCTCAAGCTACATGGGCCAGTTTGGTTGAACAAATGAAAAATATGGCAGAAAAACTTGGAGATTCGGATAATCTCTTGATCTATTTTGCAGGCCACGGACAGTTAGACTCTTTAACAGGAGATGGTTACTGGATTCCTACTGACGGAAGCCCGGATGACCAAAGTACCTGGATTACAAATTCTTCAATAAAGCTTATTCTTGGTTCAAACACTGTGAAAGCCAGGAATATTCTTGTAATTGCTGACTCATGTTACAGCGGAACGCTTTTATACCCGGTTTCTTTTTATGTTAATTCTGGCATCTCTTTTTCAGGAAATGATAATAAATCTTTAATAGGAATGAGAGGCAAGCCAAAAAAAAATTCATTAAATAATGCACGAACTTCATATTCTGATTCCGGAAACAATTTGCATAATAAAATACTGGAACTGGCTTACAGACGTTCAAGACAAATAATTGCTTCAGGCGGAATTGAGCCTGTTAAGGACAGCGGCGGAAATGAGCATAGTTTATTTGCCCATTACCTTTTAAAAGCTCTTAAGGAAAATAATCGTCAGGCAATAGATATTGAATATCTTTATAATACATCAATATTTAAACCTATAACTGATAAAGGAGGCCAGCGACCTGTTCTTGGACGTTTAAAAACTGAAATGGATCAGGGAGGGCAGTATGTTCTTATTATGGATTCAAAGTTCCGGCAGAGTTATTTATCTAAGGATTCAGGGGAATCCGCTTCTTCTGGCACTAAAGAAATGCCTGATATTTACCCTCCTGACATTAAAATCAGGGGATGGAATGGTACAAAGACCGTATATATTGATAAGGCATTTCTTGAACTAAATGTAAATGACAGCAGCGGTATTAAGCAGGTAACTATAAACAAAGAGAAGATATTAAAAAGACCGGGAAGGAATCTGCATCTTAATTATCTGGTATCATTGAAATCAGGTGAGAATATTTTTCATGTTATCTGCATTGATCAGCTTGGAAACAGGTCGGAAAAAAAAATAATTATTTTCAGAAAAATTCCCAAAGTATTTGAAACAGGGGCAAGGATGTCTGTTGCCCTGTTTCCCTTAGATATTCAGGGTGAAAATGATTTTGGAGCACAGGGTTTGTTCCGGTCTCATCTTGATGAGAGCAAAAGATTTAATCTTAAACAGATAAATACATATAAAAATGAAACCCCTTTGAATGCAGCCCGGAGCCAGGAAGCAGAATTTGTCCTTTCAGGAACTATTACCAGTCAAAATAATTCCTTGAATATAGTTGTACAGATAATAGATACTAAAGATTCCTTTATTCTTACAACTCAGGATGTTTACGGAGAAAACCCGGATTTACAACAGATCAGATATTTGTGTAAAGGGCTTGCAGTCAAAATTTGCGATGAACTGCCTCTGCTGGAAGGAAAAGTTCTTAAAATAAAGGGCAAAGATATTCTTCTTAGTCTTGGTGAAAAGCATGGTATTAAAAAAGGAATGCAGCTTATTTTTTTTCAGGAAAACGAACCCATAATAGACCCTGATACTGGTAATGAACTTGGCGCAGATGCAGATGAACTGGGCATTGCCAGAATTCAAAAACTTATGCCCAAGTATTCTTACTCTAAGCTGGTGAACAGCAATGATATGGATATGCTTGAGTCAGGAATGAGATTTGTTATGAAATAG
- a CDS encoding RNA polymerase sigma factor, whose translation MKKIIIKKAFMAAKQKWPNLQLDEKEYYDRVKSVNMNPDKMVLEDMYLAMCIKDMGSDAMDIFFRQYEEYIKKAVMRVVRNEVLAEDISQEFLLILPQKIKSYKGTGSLFGWLGIVVPNYSRDCMRKEKYNVPFEPDMVKSATLFNEHSNIKECNDLLKNLISESLDILKHDWQIMIKCKYLKELSNREIAATVLKVKEYTVSKWLKKAHSRLEKQIFKIAVSMGSDVRTTLSHCLELLKNHPKYMDFSSVFESISEKISNLDKS comes from the coding sequence ATGAAAAAAATAATAATAAAAAAAGCCTTCATGGCAGCTAAGCAAAAATGGCCCAATTTGCAGCTGGATGAAAAAGAATATTATGACCGGGTAAAGTCAGTGAATATGAATCCGGATAAAATGGTACTCGAAGATATGTATCTTGCAATGTGTATAAAAGATATGGGATCTGATGCAATGGATATTTTTTTTCGACAGTATGAAGAATATATCAAGAAAGCTGTCATGCGTGTTGTCAGAAATGAAGTATTAGCAGAAGATATAAGCCAGGAGTTTTTATTAATCCTTCCTCAAAAGATTAAATCATATAAAGGAACAGGTTCTTTATTCGGATGGCTGGGTATTGTTGTTCCAAATTATTCAAGAGACTGCATGCGCAAAGAAAAATATAATGTGCCTTTTGAGCCTGATATGGTCAAGTCTGCTACTTTATTTAATGAACATTCGAATATTAAGGAATGTAATGATCTTTTAAAAAATCTGATTTCCGAATCCCTGGATATATTAAAGCATGACTGGCAGATAATGATCAAATGTAAGTATTTAAAAGAACTGAGTAATAGAGAAATTGCAGCAACAGTTTTAAAGGTTAAAGAATATACTGTTTCAAAATGGCTGAAAAAAGCACATTCCAGGCTTGAAAAGCAGATATTTAAGATTGCCGTATCTATGGGGTCAGATGTCCGAACTACCTTGTCTCATTGTCTGGAACTATTAAAAAATCATCCCAAATATATGGATTTTTCATCTGTATTTGAATCAATTTCTGAAAAGATATCAAACTTAGACAAATCCTGA
- a CDS encoding OmpP1/FadL family transporter, which produces MVSSNNIFRLLMFIFIFILSCCFFDKCFADDVFERIEIPSSFNPVGSGARALGMGGAFIAIADDATAASWNPGGLIQLEYPEISLVYSGFHRIEDNTFGLSHEADGNQTVSKSAINYFSAAYPFTIWKRNMIISLSYQRLYDFTRQWDFSLSSQNKGLVRKDDYHYKQDGDLSAIGLAYCIQITPVISFGFTLNIWDDDLTPNNWERLLLQKGNGLDEGEAPFQTQSLTADTYSLKGINANLGIMWNATPKLSVGAVFKTPFEADLEHKHSFSASLRYPDLPKLGQDSKNSSQTDETLDMPMSYGIGIAYQFTRNFTLSADLCRTHWDDFILTQSDGTQISPVTGKSVVDSQIVPTHQVRIGGEYLFITSNYIIPLCAGLFYDPAPAPSSPDDIFGFSIGSGIGWKQFHFDAAYQYRFGNDVGGYMIEERDFSQNMQEHTGYFSVVVHF; this is translated from the coding sequence ATGGTTTCATCAAATAATATTTTTAGATTATTGATGTTTATTTTTATATTTATTTTATCATGCTGCTTTTTTGATAAATGCTTTGCAGATGATGTGTTTGAGCGGATAGAAATACCTTCCTCTTTTAATCCCGTTGGCTCCGGTGCAAGGGCATTAGGCATGGGTGGTGCATTTATTGCCATTGCTGATGATGCCACAGCCGCTTCATGGAATCCCGGCGGTCTGATTCAGCTTGAATATCCTGAAATCTCCCTTGTATATAGCGGTTTCCACCGGATAGAAGACAATACCTTTGGTTTGTCTCATGAAGCTGATGGAAACCAGACCGTCAGTAAAAGTGCTATTAACTATTTCAGTGCCGCATATCCTTTTACTATCTGGAAACGAAATATGATTATCTCTCTGAGCTATCAGCGGCTTTATGATTTTACCCGCCAGTGGGATTTTTCCCTGTCCTCACAAAATAAAGGTCTGGTACGTAAAGATGATTATCACTATAAACAGGACGGCGATCTATCTGCAATCGGTCTGGCTTATTGCATACAGATTACTCCTGTAATTTCATTTGGTTTTACATTAAATATCTGGGATGATGATTTAACACCCAATAACTGGGAACGCCTTTTACTGCAAAAGGGAAACGGGCTTGACGAAGGTGAGGCTCCTTTTCAAACACAATCACTGACGGCTGATACATATTCACTCAAAGGCATTAATGCCAATTTGGGGATCATGTGGAATGCAACTCCAAAACTTAGTGTGGGTGCAGTTTTCAAGACACCTTTTGAAGCTGATCTGGAACATAAGCATTCTTTTTCAGCCAGTCTCCGGTATCCTGATCTGCCAAAACTTGGGCAGGACAGCAAGAACTCATCTCAAACAGATGAAACCCTTGATATGCCCATGTCATACGGAATCGGCATTGCATACCAGTTTACCCGGAATTTTACCCTGTCAGCAGACCTTTGCAGAACCCATTGGGATGATTTTATCCTTACACAATCTGACGGAACTCAAATATCTCCTGTTACCGGAAAATCCGTTGTAGATTCTCAGATTGTTCCGACCCATCAGGTAAGAATCGGGGGTGAGTATCTGTTTATTACATCTAATTATATTATACCATTATGTGCGGGGTTGTTTTATGATCCTGCACCAGCTCCTTCAAGCCCGGATGATATATTCGGATTCAGTATAGGGTCGGGGATCGGGTGGAAGCAGTTTCACTTTGATGCTGCCTATCAATATCGGTTTGGGAATGATGTGGGAGGCTATATGATAGAAGAAAGGGATTTTTCACAGAATATGCAGGAGCATACCGGGTATTTTTCTGTGGTGGTTCATTTTTAG
- a CDS encoding PilZ domain-containing protein, which produces MNTSQTAYVERKERFQSLSKIRVIIITDKGKQEGHLVDISASGILVHVKKAIPVGQSCSAKIYSKFDNTKPTLSATGAVVREEASSLGIKFSNEIAWWFLFCILTSFEKPENFVGETVCCAA; this is translated from the coding sequence ATGAATACAAGTCAAACTGCGTATGTGGAAAGAAAAGAAAGATTCCAAAGCCTATCTAAAATTCGCGTTATTATAATCACGGATAAAGGAAAGCAAGAAGGACACTTGGTTGATATAAGCGCCAGTGGTATTCTTGTTCACGTCAAAAAAGCTATACCTGTTGGGCAGTCTTGCAGTGCAAAGATTTATTCAAAGTTTGATAACACCAAGCCGACTCTTTCGGCCACTGGAGCAGTAGTTCGCGAGGAAGCATCTTCTTTGGGGATTAAATTTTCAAATGAAATTGCATGGTGGTTTCTGTTTTGCATACTGACATCTTTTGAAAAACCTGAAAATTTTGTTGGAGAAACCGTTTGTTGTGCGGCCTGA
- a CDS encoding LuxR C-terminal-related transcriptional regulator, protein MSTICDSDPRVCIVGPNKFQNKLLVSLIERDTNLPCQDNPDISFFANNEDSQQKRLFLLDCKTPELSEIYSVVHLGDENKTNEFLVALFNAGSDKDFEKETIANGVRGIFYESDPPKLFPKGVIAILNGELWYRRKTLSECVSNPVFPLRSSEKAAVLTPREKEVLIQVTSGKSNQEIADELFIAIHTVKSHLYRIFKKIDVPNRLQATLWSAKHLFKI, encoded by the coding sequence ATGTCAACAATATGCGATTCAGATCCAAGGGTATGTATAGTCGGACCCAATAAATTTCAAAACAAGCTTCTTGTTTCCCTGATAGAAAGAGATACGAATTTACCCTGTCAAGATAATCCTGACATTTCGTTTTTTGCTAATAATGAAGACAGCCAGCAAAAGCGTTTATTTCTCCTTGACTGCAAGACACCTGAGCTTTCTGAAATCTATTCTGTTGTACATCTTGGAGATGAAAATAAAACAAACGAATTTCTGGTTGCTCTGTTCAATGCAGGATCTGACAAAGATTTTGAAAAAGAAACCATTGCAAACGGCGTAAGGGGAATATTTTATGAAAGTGACCCCCCGAAACTTTTTCCCAAAGGTGTTATTGCAATCTTAAACGGAGAACTCTGGTACCGCCGGAAAACATTATCGGAATGTGTTTCAAATCCTGTCTTCCCGTTGAGATCATCTGAAAAAGCCGCAGTATTAACTCCCAGAGAAAAAGAGGTTTTGATCCAGGTAACTTCCGGGAAAAGCAACCAGGAAATCGCCGATGAATTGTTCATTGCCATACACACGGTAAAGAGTCATTTATATAGAATTTTCAAAAAGATTGATGTGCCCAACCGTCTTCAGGCAACCCTGTGGAGTGCAAAGCATCTTTTTAAAATTTAA